GTACCGTATTTCGTGCGCACGTCGCCCTTTTGATCGAATTCACCAAGGTCGTAGAGATCGTAGACCCCATAGCCGGTATCTTCGGGGGAGACGGCTTTGGTAACAGGGGGGACCCACACCGCATCCATTCCCGCCGCCTTCAGTTCCGGGGCCATCTGGGCAAGACGCTTCCAGTGTTGTCCATCCGCCGCGACATGCCATTCAAAAAACTGCATCATTGTATGATTTCTCTTCATATTAGTAGGCCTCCTTTACATGTGTAAGACGACTCCGGCGGTTATCCTGATCTGGAGATTCTGCTAATGCTGGCACCTAAGCAAGGAGTAGAAGAGAGATATGTAGACCTCTGTACATCAGGTGAACAAGTCCAGCTGGCGCGGGGCCAGTCCGCCGTCGATCCCGAGCAGCGATTGCAGCTCCAGAGCATTAGGAGTGGCATCCCCGGCAGAATTATTATTAAATACCACGTAAATATTCTTACAGGTCTGTTCAAGCTCCAGCAGCCGGTCCCGCCACTGCGTCAATTCCCCGGTGCTGTAGCAGTAGAGATAGCGGAGCTTGCGCCAGTCCGGGTGGCTGCTCTGATTCCAGCCTGCGGTGTTGCGCCCGTGCAGCCGCACGTAGGTGAGATCGGGCCGGGTGGCGACAGGGACAATCGGGATGGAGCCGGAGCCAGCCTGCGGCTCGTCGGCTATCGTATGAATCCAGCCTTCCTGCTCCAGGAACCGGAGGGTCCGTTCACGCATCTCAGGGTTGTACCAGGAATCATTACGGAATTCGATGGCAGCGGGCACATCCAATAGCCGCTCCTTCGCCTCACGCAGGAAATTCACGTTGTCCTTGGTGCAGTCGAACCAGGGCGGGAATTGAAACAGGGCCATCGCCAGCTTCCCCGCTGAACGGACAGGGGCGATAGAGGTATGGAAGGCACGGTACATCTCCTCCGGCGTATCGTAGTAGTTCTTTTTCCCCCGCAGATGTCCGGTCATTCCCTGGTAAGCCTTCACAATGAATTGGAATGCTTCTGGCGTCTGACGTACCCACTTCTCGTAATTTCGGACCGGCTGAACCGCATAGAAGGAGCTGTCAATCTCCACAATGGGAAAATGGGCGCTGTAGGCGGGCAGGCGGTCGGCGGGTTTGATTTTGCCGTACAGCTCCTCATGGTCTCCGAAGCCGGTCAGCCCAATCTTGATCATAGTCCCTCCCCCTCGCAACTACGGAATGAAGACCGAACGGATCGGCTAACTCTTATTAAACTGAAAACCCGCCAATGCAAACAACAGGAGAACAGGAGTGACTGAAATCAGTGCAGAAACAGGAAGGAACTGGAGGGAAAAGGGCTATGGAAGCTGGTATCACCAAAAGAGCAGGCGGATATACCCGGCGGGTGTTATTTATTCTTTCTACTTGATATGCGCAGGGGAAGCGGGAGGTGCCGCGCGGGGCAGGAAAAGAGGGCTTGCCTCCATCACATGGGCTTGAAGCGGGTGATGGAGGAGACGCCATACAGATGAACGCTATTGCGGCCGTTCCGCTTGGAGGAGTAGAGGGCATGGTCTGCTTCTGAGAGCAGCTCCTCCAGTGAGATCGAACGGCCGAGGGCTTCGGTCACGCCGAAGCTGGCTGTGATTTTAATTGTTCCTGTGAAGGTGGAGAAGGTGCTGTGCTCGATGTCCCTGCGGATGCGCTCAGAGATCAGGGCCGCTTCCTTCAAGGAGGCTCCCGGCAGGCTTAAGACGAATTCCTCGCCTCCGTACCGTCCGAAGACATCCCCCTCCCGGACATGCTGACGGCATACGCTTACTACATGCTGCAAGGCCATATCCCCGTGATGGTGCCCGTAGCGGTCGTTAATGCTCTTGAAGAAATCGATATCCAGCAGGATGACCGAAAAGGGGGCGGCTGAGCCGGCAGCTTCCTTCAGCCGCTCGCGGCTCAGCTCCATGAAGTGGGTCCGGTTGTAGATGCCGGTCAGGCTGTCGATGGTGGCGAGCTGCAGCAGCTTTTCCTGGAGCAGGGTGCGTTCGGTAACATCGATCAGCATGATCATCCGCCCGGCCAGATGGCCGTCATGCTTTTGCACCGGGGAGGAACGGACCTGGTAATAGCGGACTTCTTCGCCGGAATGCCATACCAGCTCCTGCTCCTCGCTAATCTGCGGATTGGAATTCATTACATAATCGACCGCCTCCTTGCCGGCAGGCAGGAAGAGCTGGGCTAGCGGGCGTCCGATAGCGGCGGCATCCAGATCCTCAAGCATCTCGGCAGCAGCCCGGTTGTAGTCCACCAGCTTGTCGGAGAGGTCTGTGACCAATACACCGTCGCGCATGCTCTCGAACAGATTCTCGCGGGCAATCGGTGCGGCGGTCAGCATCCCTCTGGACAGAATGGCCCATATATACAGGGACGAGGTTACGCTCATCACTACGGGAACAGGGTCTGTTCCATACGGGGTCAGGTCCATCAGATAGAGGAAGGCCCCCAGCGCAGGCAGGAATTGTCCGACAAAAATAATCAGCATCTGCCGCAGGTAAGCCCGCCGCATCCGTCCCCAGCGCCAGAGGATCAGGCACATACCTGCCAGCATACAGCCAAAGGTCAGACTGCCCTGCACGATATACCAGGGTCCCATGACGATATCCACCAGCGGTGTAGGTGCATCTCCCCGGAAGTAGATAGACTTATAGAACAGGTGATGGGAGTCGTTGGTCCAGACAAGCACCGTGGAGATCACGGGGACGGAGTAGAGGAGGACCAGCATTTTCCGGGAGATCAGCTTCTCTAAGCCCACGAAATGCATGATCATCAGCAGACTGGAAGGTGCGATGTACGGCATTCCGAGATACTCCAGCTTGATCCAGAACTTAATCTGTTCCATCGAGTTCCCGGAGAGCTCAAGCGCAAAGGCGAATGTGTATACCGCCGAGGCGGCGGAGCTGACGATGAATGCGCGCAGACCCGAGAAGTCAGTCTTCCTGTAAAAAGCAAACAGGGCGAGCAAGGCGTTCAGCACACCGGAAATCGAAACGATAATAATGTAGTTGGAAATCATAGATGCCATGGGGCGTGCCTCCATGGGTTGGGATAAGCATTGGACATTGTGAATAGTCTCCTGGACACAAAATGAAATGCAAGTAAAGAAAAAGCACACATCCGAATTAAGAGGATGCATCCCAGGGCTCGGACTGGTGCGGCTGTGGGAGAGACGCGAGCAACATAGAATGTATGCGAAAAACCGATCACATTCGGCGCGGCGTAGGCGCGTGGTCCAAATGTAATCGAAAAACCGATCACATTCGGCGCGGCGTAGGCCCATGGTCCGAATGTATATGTTTCACGCGAACACGTATCCTTCTGTTTCACGTTAAAACGGTACCTTCCCTGTGAGGACAGCAAAGCCGCTTCTACATGTGATTACTATTTTTATCGGCAATCTGTTCTATTATTTACACTGTAAGCGGCCCCTTAGACAAAGTGACGGAATTTCATAGCCTCAATCTTACGCTTTGTCTAATGTGGGATTCCCGGGCAACGTGTAACATGTTAAATAATCCTACATGAAATAAGAATGAGTACAGAGATTAAGATGATTATGTTATGTTAATTAACATTAAATAGATTCAGGGATGGAGGGGGACTGGAGATGTCACTAGTAGCAGCAACAATTCCTGAAATACAGCTGGAGCATGTCGAAATGCGTTATCAGACGGAGACGGCAGATGTGCTGGCCCTGCATCAGGTAAGTCTTGATATTGCCAAGGGGGAGTTCGTCTCTCTGCTGGGTCCTTCCGGGTGCGGAAAGACTACACTGCTGAGGCTGATGGCAGATCTTATCACACCAACGGCAGGGAATATCATGGTGGCAGGCAAAAGCGCCAAGGAGGCCCGGCTGGCCCAGAAATACGGCATTGTGTTCCAGAGTCCGGTGCTGTATGACTGGCGGAAGGTCAAGCATAATATTACGCTGCCGCTGGAGCTGCTGGGCGTAAAGAAATCGGTCCGTGAGGACAAAGCGCTGGAGCTGCTTGATCTCGTGGGCCTCCAGGGGTTCGCCGACAAGTATCCCTGGCAGCTCAGCGGGGGGATGCAGCAGCGCGTAGCCATTGCCCGGGCACTCTCCATGGAGCCGGAAATTCTGCTCATGGATGAACCGTTCTCGGCGCTGGATGAATTCACGCGCGAGCGGCTGAATGAGGAGCTGCTCTCTGTCTGGAGTAAGGTACAGAGCACGATTGTGTTCGTTACCCATAGCATTCCCGAATCGATCTTCCTGTCGGACCGGGTATTCGTCCTGTCTCCGCATCCGGGCAGGCTCTCGGCGGTTGTTGATATTCCGTTGCCCCGTCCGCGTACGGCGGACATGAGGAACAGTCCGGAGTTCTTCGAGCTGATCGCCCGTATCCGCGACAGCTTCGAAGGGGTGTAGTCATGAAGCTGAACCGTGCGTTAATGCGGGGGCGAGCACTGCCGCTGCTTGTCTGGATCTGCGGTCTGCTGGTGCTGTGGGAGGCGGTCTCCTGGTGGCTGCTGCATGTGGCGAAGACGCCGCTGGCCCAGTCCAAGCTGCCTTATGTCCACGAGGTGGCGCTCACCCTGTGGCAGTACAGCGGCACCCTTCTCCGGGAAGGGGGCGCCACCTTCGGCAATGCTGGGGTGGGCTTCCTGATCGGAGCGCTCTCTGGAGTGCTGCTGGCCGTGCTGATGAGCCTCTCCCGGACGATAGAGCAGCTTGCCTTCCCGTATGCCGTTGCTTCGCAGATGATTCCGATTCTGGGACTGGCACCGATCATATACGGAATTGTGCGGGATGAGCAGCTGTCGAGGATCATCATATCCGGCTATATCACCTTTTTCCCGGTGGCGCTGAATATGCTGCGCGGTCTGCGGAGTGTGGACCCCTCTGCTCTGGAGCTGATGCACTCTTATGCCGCTAAGCCGTGGGCTGTATATTGGAAGCTGCGCTTCCCGGCAGCGCTGCCGGGTCTGTTCAGCGGGCTGAAGATTGCAGCACCGCTGGCTGTAACGGGCGCAATTCTGGTTGAGCTGATGGGTGCGCAGCGCGGGATCGGGGTTATTATGCTCCGCAATCTCTATTACGGACCTTCCCATACGTATATGTTCTGGTCCACGGTATTGGTCGGTGCTCTGCTGGGTATGGCCAGCTATTGGCTGATGAGTCTGGTGGAACGTCTGGTAGCCCCATGGCAGCCGGAATTCCGTCCCCAAGGAGGCGGCCGCTAATGGACAGCAATACGGCTCGTGAATTCCCGTCCTCTAACAACGTTATTGCGCCAGATACAGAACACAGCGGAGACCCTTGGAAATTCCTGAAATGGCTGAACCCCGGGTTCGTGCTGCCGCTGCTTGCCGGAGCTTTGTTCCTGCTGCTGTGGGAGCTTCAGATCTTTCACCGCATCTTCGATCTGAAGAAATACCAGCTGCCGCTGCCCTCCGCCATCGCTGAAGCGATGCGGGACAATCTCAGTCTGCTGCTCTCCTACACCGGGTATACCCTCACTGAAGCTGTTCTTGGTATGCTGATCGGCTCCGGCTGCGGCTTCCTGATTGCCTTGGCTGCTACGGTCTGGCCCCGCTGGGGTGGCGGCAGCCTCACGATGGTAGCTGCCCTCAATGCCGTGCCCATTGTGGCGCTTGCCCCGATCATGAACCTGTGGTTCGGAGACGGCATCGGCTCACGGGCGGCGATTGTGACCGCGACCACGATGGCGGCTATGGCGATCAATGCCTACAAGGGCATGGCGGCTGTGGACCCGCTGGCGCTGGACCTGATGCATTCCTATGCGGCTGGCAAGCGGGCGGTATTCCGTCATCTGCGGATTCAGAACAGTCTGCCTTATGTGTTCACTGCCTTGAAGATCAACGCTACAGCGAGCATGATCGGGGCGATTGTCGGGGAGTTCTTCTTTTCCTCGCGGGGGCTGGGTTATCTGCTCTCCAATTCCATCAAGGTGGCCAAGATGCCGCTGGGCTGGGCCTGCATCGTGCTTGCTGCGATTGCCGGAGTAATCTTTTACCTGGTCGTGGAGCGCCTGGAAAAGGTATTTATCAAGTGGCACCCTTCCCGGAGAGCGTAGTGTGTAGTTCCCGCAGTATCCGCTGCACCCGTAATCGCAAGGCCTGTAATCGCAATATCCGCAACCCTGGAACTGTTACATCCGGTTTGTACACTGGCAGGAGATAGAGAGCTGCCAGGCACAAGCTGTATGCATATAGCAACAAGAGCGAAATCATGCTGTGTCAGTCTGTCTTATTACAAAAAACTTGAGTGGTAGGGGGAGTTGCTATGATGAAGGGTAAACAGGGCAAAACTCGTGGCGGGTTATGGATTGCGGCGGCTCTAATGCTGATCTCGCTGCTTGCGGGCTGCGGCGGCAACAACAACGCCAGCCCCTCCGGAGCAGAAGCAACTGCGGGGAATGCGGCAACGGCTTCGCCGGAAGCGGCGGCAACCACGGAACCGGCGGCTGAGCCGGTCACCGTGAAGCTGCAGCTCAAATGGGTGCCGCAGGCCCAGTTCGCCGGGTACTTCCTGGCGCAGGACAAAGGATATTATGCGGCAGAAGGCTTGAAGGTCGAGATTCTGCCCGGCGGGCCGGATATCGTGCCTGAGCAGCAGGTGGCCGGCGGTTCGGCCGATATCGGGGTGGACTGGGTGGCGAGTCTGCTGACCAGCCAGGAGCAGGAGATGCCGCTGGTGCAGATTGCCCAGATTTTCCAGAAGAGCGGGCTGGTGCTGGTATCCAAGAAGGAGGCGGGCATCACTACACCGGCTGAGCTGAAGGGTAAGAAGGTGGGCAACTGGATGGGCGGCAATGAGTTTGAGATTCTGGCGCTGTTTGATAAATACAAGCTGGATTCAGGCAAGGATCTGAACTTCACCAAGCAGGGCTTCACGATGGACCAGTTCCTGGGCGGTGAGCTGGATGCGGCCTCGGCCATGACCTATAACGAATATCAGGTGGTGCTGGAGTCGGGCATCAAGGCAGAGGACCTGAGTGTCATCGACATGAATGATGAAGGTGTGGCGATGCTCGAAGACAATCTGTTCGCTAACAAGGAGTGGCTGGAGGGCAACAAAGAGACGGCGGCCAAGTTCGTCCGCGCTTCCCTGAAGGGCTGGGCGGATGCGATTGCTGATCCCGAAGCAGCTGTTGACAGTGTGATGAAGCTTGCCGAAGCGGGCAGCACGACCCGGGAGCATCAGCTGACGATGATGACGGAGGTTGCCAAGCTGATCCAGCCGGAGGGCTTCGATGCTTCCAGGCTGGGCTATACGGATGCTGCCGCCTTCCAGCAGACCGCCGATATCGCGCTGAAATTCGGGGTCATTAAGACGGCTTCCAAGGTGGAGGAGGCTTACACGAACGAGATTGTCGAGATGGCGGCGAAATAACAGGTAACAGGATTCTTTCATAGCTGAAGCAGATGGCCGCCTGGTAAGGCGGTCATCTCTTCTAGGTAGCGGACGAACACAGGAAAAGAGGTGCAGACGATGACACTGCTTACGGGGCAGGCCGGTAAAGTGATGAACTATGTGAATGGAGCTTGGGTGGAGTCCTCCTCCGGGCGGCAGGAGGAAGTGTTCAACCCGGCGACAGGTGAGGTGATTGCCTATGTGCCGATCTCCAGCCGGGAGGAGCTGGATGCAGCGGTGGGGGCAGCTTCGAGAGCCTTTTCCGAGTGGAAAAGAGTCGCTGTCCCGCGCCGGGCCCGCTATTTCTTCCGGTACCAGCAGCTGCTGGTGCAGCATACCAAGGAACTGGCAGAACTGATTACGCTGGAGAACGGCAAAAGCCTGGAGGAAGCGCTGGGCGAGGTGCAGCGCGGCATCGAATGCGTGGAATTCGCCGCCGGCGCTCCCACGCTGATGATGGGCAGCCAGCTGCCGGATATCGCGACAGGTGTAGAGTCCGGCATGTTCCGTTATCCCCTGGGAGTTGTGGGTGGCATCGCCCCGTTCAACTTCCCGATGATGGTGCCCTGCTGGATGTTCCCGCTGGCGGTAGCCTGCGGGAATACCTTCGTGCTGAAGCCCTCCGAGCGGACGCCGCTGCTGGTGAACCGGCTGGCCGAGCTGTTCGCAGAAGCGGGCTTCCCGCCGGGGGTGCTGAATGTGGTACATGGGGCGCATGAGGTGGTGGACGGCTTGCTGGCGCATGAGGAGGTGAAGGCGGTCTCCTTTGTCGGCTCCCAGCCGGTGGCGGAATATGTCTATAAGCAGGGGACTGCGCACGGTAAGCGGGTGCAGGCGCTGGCCGGCGCGAAGAACCATTCGATTGTGCTGAAGGATGCCGATCTGGACCATGCGGTGAAGAATATTTTATCCGCAGCCTTCGGCTCTGCGGGCGAGCGGTGCATGGCCTGCGCCGTAGTGGTGGTGCAGGAGGACATTGCCGATGAGCTGGTGAGCCGGATTGCAGAGGCTGCGAACGGGCTGAAGATCGGGAACGGCAAGGAGGAGGGCGTATTCCTCGGCCCGGTCATCCGGCAGGCGAACAAAGACCGGACGATCGATTACATTGAAGCGGGACTTGCCGAGAAGGCGGTGCTGGTGCGGGATGGCCGCAAGGATGCTGCAGCTGCGGGCAGCGGCTATTTCCTGGGCCCGACGATCTTCGATCATGTGCAGCCGGGGATGAAGATCTGGCGTGACGAGATTTTTGCGCCGCTGCTGTCAGTGGTGCGGGTGAAGAATCTGGCGGAGGCGATAGCGGTCACCAATGAGTCGCCCTTCGCCAACGGAGCGTGCATCTATACGGACAGCGCCAGGGCGGTCCGCGAATTCCGCGAGGAGATCGATGCCGGGATGCTGGGTGTCAATCTTGGCGTGCCTGCGCCGATGGCATTCTTCCCTTTCTCAGGATACAAGAAATCATTCTATGGAGATCTGCATGCGAACGGGCGTGATGGTGTGGAGTTCTACACCCGCAAGAAAATGATTACCGCGCGTTACTAAAAGAAGGAAACCCAAGGAGGAGAGTGTGCCGTGCAGAGTCTGGGTAAAGAAAGCGAGCTGGCGGTTAAGAAGGACCAGCGGTATTTGTGGCATAATATGACCCCTTACAGTGAGCAGCATCCGCCGATGATTGCCGCTTCCGCAAGTGGCTCATGGGTAACCGATATCGACGGCAACACATTCCTGGACGGCATGTCCGGCCTGTGGTGTGTGAATGTGGGGTATGGTCGTAAGGAGCTGGCGGAGGCGGCGTACAATCAACTGCTGAGCCTGCCGTATTTCCCGCTGACACAGAGCCATATGCCGGCCATCGCGCTGGCTGAGAAGCTGAATGAATGGCTTGAGGATGAGTATGTCATCTTCTTCTCCAACAGCGGCTCTGAGGCGAACGAGGCAGCCTTCAAAATCGCCCGCCAGTACCAGCAGCAGATCGGCCAGCCTGACCGCCATAAATTCATTGCCCGCTACCGGGGCTATCACGGAAGCTCTCTTGGCGCCCTGGCGGCGACCGGGCAGGCGCAGCGCAAGTACAAGTACGAGCCGCTGGGCGGCGGGTTCCTGCATGTGGCGCCGCCGGACAGCTACCGCCGTCCGGCCGGCATGACCGAAGAGGCGTTCAACCTCCAGTGTGCGCAGGCGATTGAGGATATGATCGTCTGGGAAGGTGCAGAGTCTGTAGCGGCGGTGATTATGGAGCCGGTCATTACCGGCGGGGGTGTGATCGTCCCGCATCAGATCTATATGGACCGGGTGCAGGAGATCTGCCGTACCCACGGCGTACTGCTGATTATCGACGAGGTGATCTGCGGCTTCGGGCGTTCCGGCCGCAAGTTCGGTCACCACAATTTCGGAATCAAGCCCGATATTGTCACAATGGCGAAGGGGCTGACGAGCGGCTATCTGCCGTTATCGGCTACCGCTGTACGCAAGGAGATCTATGAGGCCTTCAAGGATAACAGCGATGATTACGGGCATTTCCGTCATGTGAACACCTTCGGCGGC
The window above is part of the Paenibacillus sp. FSL H8-0048 genome. Proteins encoded here:
- a CDS encoding aspartate aminotransferase family protein, producing MQSLGKESELAVKKDQRYLWHNMTPYSEQHPPMIAASASGSWVTDIDGNTFLDGMSGLWCVNVGYGRKELAEAAYNQLLSLPYFPLTQSHMPAIALAEKLNEWLEDEYVIFFSNSGSEANEAAFKIARQYQQQIGQPDRHKFIARYRGYHGSSLGALAATGQAQRKYKYEPLGGGFLHVAPPDSYRRPAGMTEEAFNLQCAQAIEDMIVWEGAESVAAVIMEPVITGGGVIVPHQIYMDRVQEICRTHGVLLIIDEVICGFGRSGRKFGHHNFGIKPDIVTMAKGLTSGYLPLSATAVRKEIYEAFKDNSDDYGHFRHVNTFGGNPAACALALRNLEILEQEQLVERAGILGRRLEGGFAGLLGHKLVGDIRSFGLVVGIELVADKSTKQPAELSVVKGIIADCKAKGLIIGKNGDTVAGFNNVLTFAPPLSSTDEDVQFIIDTFTAVLNGSWAE
- a CDS encoding ABC transporter permease yields the protein MKLNRALMRGRALPLLVWICGLLVLWEAVSWWLLHVAKTPLAQSKLPYVHEVALTLWQYSGTLLREGGATFGNAGVGFLIGALSGVLLAVLMSLSRTIEQLAFPYAVASQMIPILGLAPIIYGIVRDEQLSRIIISGYITFFPVALNMLRGLRSVDPSALELMHSYAAKPWAVYWKLRFPAALPGLFSGLKIAAPLAVTGAILVELMGAQRGIGVIMLRNLYYGPSHTYMFWSTVLVGALLGMASYWLMSLVERLVAPWQPEFRPQGGGR
- a CDS encoding ABC transporter ATP-binding protein; this translates as MSLVAATIPEIQLEHVEMRYQTETADVLALHQVSLDIAKGEFVSLLGPSGCGKTTLLRLMADLITPTAGNIMVAGKSAKEARLAQKYGIVFQSPVLYDWRKVKHNITLPLELLGVKKSVREDKALELLDLVGLQGFADKYPWQLSGGMQQRVAIARALSMEPEILLMDEPFSALDEFTRERLNEELLSVWSKVQSTIVFVTHSIPESIFLSDRVFVLSPHPGRLSAVVDIPLPRPRTADMRNSPEFFELIARIRDSFEGV
- a CDS encoding ABC transporter substrate-binding protein; protein product: MMKGKQGKTRGGLWIAAALMLISLLAGCGGNNNASPSGAEATAGNAATASPEAAATTEPAAEPVTVKLQLKWVPQAQFAGYFLAQDKGYYAAEGLKVEILPGGPDIVPEQQVAGGSADIGVDWVASLLTSQEQEMPLVQIAQIFQKSGLVLVSKKEAGITTPAELKGKKVGNWMGGNEFEILALFDKYKLDSGKDLNFTKQGFTMDQFLGGELDAASAMTYNEYQVVLESGIKAEDLSVIDMNDEGVAMLEDNLFANKEWLEGNKETAAKFVRASLKGWADAIADPEAAVDSVMKLAEAGSTTREHQLTMMTEVAKLIQPEGFDASRLGYTDAAAFQQTADIALKFGVIKTASKVEEAYTNEIVEMAAK
- a CDS encoding CoA-acylating methylmalonate-semialdehyde dehydrogenase, which produces MTLLTGQAGKVMNYVNGAWVESSSGRQEEVFNPATGEVIAYVPISSREELDAAVGAASRAFSEWKRVAVPRRARYFFRYQQLLVQHTKELAELITLENGKSLEEALGEVQRGIECVEFAAGAPTLMMGSQLPDIATGVESGMFRYPLGVVGGIAPFNFPMMVPCWMFPLAVACGNTFVLKPSERTPLLVNRLAELFAEAGFPPGVLNVVHGAHEVVDGLLAHEEVKAVSFVGSQPVAEYVYKQGTAHGKRVQALAGAKNHSIVLKDADLDHAVKNILSAAFGSAGERCMACAVVVVQEDIADELVSRIAEAANGLKIGNGKEEGVFLGPVIRQANKDRTIDYIEAGLAEKAVLVRDGRKDAAAAGSGYFLGPTIFDHVQPGMKIWRDEIFAPLLSVVRVKNLAEAIAVTNESPFANGACIYTDSARAVREFREEIDAGMLGVNLGVPAPMAFFPFSGYKKSFYGDLHANGRDGVEFYTRKKMITARY
- a CDS encoding histidine kinase N-terminal 7TM domain-containing diguanylate cyclase; amino-acid sequence: MASMISNYIIIVSISGVLNALLALFAFYRKTDFSGLRAFIVSSAASAVYTFAFALELSGNSMEQIKFWIKLEYLGMPYIAPSSLLMIMHFVGLEKLISRKMLVLLYSVPVISTVLVWTNDSHHLFYKSIYFRGDAPTPLVDIVMGPWYIVQGSLTFGCMLAGMCLILWRWGRMRRAYLRQMLIIFVGQFLPALGAFLYLMDLTPYGTDPVPVVMSVTSSLYIWAILSRGMLTAAPIARENLFESMRDGVLVTDLSDKLVDYNRAAAEMLEDLDAAAIGRPLAQLFLPAGKEAVDYVMNSNPQISEEQELVWHSGEEVRYYQVRSSPVQKHDGHLAGRMIMLIDVTERTLLQEKLLQLATIDSLTGIYNRTHFMELSRERLKEAAGSAAPFSVILLDIDFFKSINDRYGHHHGDMALQHVVSVCRQHVREGDVFGRYGGEEFVLSLPGASLKEAALISERIRRDIEHSTFSTFTGTIKITASFGVTEALGRSISLEELLSEADHALYSSKRNGRNSVHLYGVSSITRFKPM
- a CDS encoding ABC transporter permease, yielding MDSNTAREFPSSNNVIAPDTEHSGDPWKFLKWLNPGFVLPLLAGALFLLLWELQIFHRIFDLKKYQLPLPSAIAEAMRDNLSLLLSYTGYTLTEAVLGMLIGSGCGFLIALAATVWPRWGGGSLTMVAALNAVPIVALAPIMNLWFGDGIGSRAAIVTATTMAAMAINAYKGMAAVDPLALDLMHSYAAGKRAVFRHLRIQNSLPYVFTALKINATASMIGAIVGEFFFSSRGLGYLLSNSIKVAKMPLGWACIVLAAIAGVIFYLVVERLEKVFIKWHPSRRA
- a CDS encoding DUF72 domain-containing protein — encoded protein: MIKIGLTGFGDHEELYGKIKPADRLPAYSAHFPIVEIDSSFYAVQPVRNYEKWVRQTPEAFQFIVKAYQGMTGHLRGKKNYYDTPEEMYRAFHTSIAPVRSAGKLAMALFQFPPWFDCTKDNVNFLREAKERLLDVPAAIEFRNDSWYNPEMRERTLRFLEQEGWIHTIADEPQAGSGSIPIVPVATRPDLTYVRLHGRNTAGWNQSSHPDWRKLRYLYCYSTGELTQWRDRLLELEQTCKNIYVVFNNNSAGDATPNALELQSLLGIDGGLAPRQLDLFT